A single window of Caldimicrobium thiodismutans DNA harbors:
- the nadB gene encoding L-aspartate oxidase: protein MEIIKTDFLIIGSGIAGLSLALKLKELGEVTILTKKRIFDTATALAQGGIACVLREDNHFDLHIQDTLIAGDGLCNPEVVKLVIKSAPERIQELLNWGVPFDRDPENPGRFHLTLEGGHSRKRILHVGDYTGRAIERALVERALEAQNIVILENHFAVELILDRDCSSQACKVAGAYVLDLHTPQVKIFLAPIIALCTGGAGKVYLYTSNPDTATGDGLALAYRVGVTLANMEFFQFHPTCLYHPKAKNFLISEALRGEGGILLNPEGKPFMQKYDPLRKELAPRDIVTRAIDMELKSTGGECVFLDMTHLPSDYIKKRFPYIYETCLKFGIDITAQPIPVVPAAHYLCGGIRTNSHAQTDIFNLFAIGECACTGLHGANRLASNSLLEALVFSHQAYLKIREIFPQLRGASTNLPKLKTPEVKEIREEKVFISHNWDLIRKIMWDFVGIVRSLKMLDFARRRISFIQEEIENNWGGLYLDLDVMELKNICIVADLMVKSALSRRESRGTHYLLDFPHKSEEWAKDTLISAKF from the coding sequence ATGGAAATCATTAAAACAGATTTTCTCATTATTGGATCAGGGATTGCAGGGCTTTCCTTAGCCTTAAAACTTAAAGAACTGGGAGAGGTAACTATCCTTACCAAAAAACGGATTTTTGATACTGCAACAGCTCTTGCCCAAGGAGGTATTGCCTGCGTCCTGAGGGAAGACAATCATTTTGATCTACATATTCAAGATACCCTTATAGCCGGGGATGGACTTTGTAATCCTGAAGTAGTTAAGCTTGTAATAAAATCAGCACCAGAGCGCATTCAGGAACTCCTTAATTGGGGGGTTCCCTTTGACCGGGATCCAGAAAATCCAGGGAGATTCCATTTAACTTTGGAGGGAGGTCATTCCAGAAAAAGAATCCTGCATGTGGGGGATTATACTGGAAGAGCCATTGAACGGGCCCTTGTGGAAAGAGCCCTTGAAGCCCAAAATATAGTTATCCTTGAAAATCACTTTGCAGTTGAACTTATTCTTGACAGGGATTGTTCATCGCAGGCCTGTAAGGTAGCTGGGGCTTATGTCTTAGATCTCCACACACCTCAGGTAAAAATTTTTCTTGCCCCGATTATAGCTTTATGCACTGGAGGCGCTGGGAAGGTCTATCTTTATACAAGTAATCCAGATACAGCAACAGGAGATGGTTTAGCTTTGGCATATAGAGTAGGTGTAACTCTTGCTAATATGGAGTTTTTTCAATTCCATCCCACTTGTCTTTATCATCCCAAGGCTAAAAATTTTTTAATTAGTGAGGCCTTAAGAGGTGAGGGAGGGATTCTCCTCAATCCTGAGGGGAAACCCTTTATGCAAAAGTATGATCCCCTGAGAAAGGAACTTGCACCAAGAGACATAGTTACCCGTGCCATAGATATGGAGCTTAAGAGCACAGGAGGAGAATGCGTTTTTCTTGATATGACCCATTTACCTTCAGATTATATCAAAAAACGCTTTCCCTATATCTATGAGACCTGTCTCAAATTTGGTATTGATATAACCGCTCAGCCCATACCAGTTGTCCCAGCGGCTCATTATCTTTGTGGAGGAATTCGGACCAATTCCCATGCCCAGACAGATATATTTAATCTTTTTGCTATTGGAGAGTGTGCTTGCACGGGCCTTCATGGAGCAAACAGGTTGGCTTCAAATTCACTCCTTGAGGCTCTTGTTTTTTCCCATCAGGCCTATCTCAAAATTAGAGAAATTTTTCCCCAATTGAGAGGAGCATCCACAAATCTTCCCAAACTTAAAACCCCTGAGGTCAAAGAAATTCGGGAAGAGAAAGTTTTTATTTCTCATAACTGGGATCTAATCCGAAAGATCATGTGGGACTTCGTAGGTATTGTAAGATCTCTTAAAATGCTTGATTTTGCCAGGAGAAGAATAAGCTTTATTCAAGAGGAGATAGAAAATAACTGGGGAGGCCTATACTTAGATCTTGATGTCATGGAACTCAAAAATATTTGCATAGTTGCAGATCTTATGGTTAAATCAGCTTTATCCAGAAGAGAATCC
- a CDS encoding cofactor-independent phosphoglycerate mutase, whose product MEKETKEKKKSSSKGSTKKSASKKKKELIEEPEILGPKKYILLIGDGMGDFPLRELNGKTPLEVAITPGMDFLTSYGEIGSCQTVPPSMHPGSDVAIMGLLGYPPEKKYTGRGPIEAAARGIELKPEDVAYRCNLVTLRFEGSELIMEDYSAGHISTEEATELINSINHKVSTDKIEIFPGVSYRHILIWRGGSGGLHTYPPHDLIGKNVWFAFQSYDEEPYLKEFILKSIEILEKHPINQKRKLESKRPANAIWPWGQGRTPDLEPFEEKWGLKGGVISAVDLIKGLGVLAGLRVIEVPGATGYLDTNYEGKVDYAIEALKELDFILIHVEAPDEVSHQGSLDLKIKAIDEFDRRVVRYLLERIPEVTNNFRILVCCDHLTPIPIRTHSIKPVPWTIFDSVRDKEKKREGNFCERLAYESPQFLKSGPELLEYFLERKPNLKETENT is encoded by the coding sequence ATGGAAAAAGAAACCAAGGAGAAAAAAAAGAGCTCATCTAAGGGTTCAACTAAGAAGTCTGCTTCAAAGAAAAAAAAGGAACTTATTGAGGAGCCTGAGATACTGGGTCCTAAAAAGTATATTTTGCTTATTGGGGATGGAATGGGAGATTTTCCCCTAAGGGAACTCAATGGTAAGACTCCTCTTGAGGTGGCTATAACTCCGGGGATGGACTTTTTAACGAGCTATGGTGAGATAGGTAGCTGTCAAACGGTCCCCCCTTCTATGCACCCCGGTTCAGATGTAGCTATAATGGGGCTTTTAGGTTATCCCCCGGAGAAGAAATATACCGGAAGAGGGCCTATTGAGGCAGCAGCCCGTGGTATTGAGCTGAAACCCGAGGATGTTGCCTATCGTTGTAACTTGGTGACCCTCCGGTTTGAAGGCTCAGAACTCATTATGGAGGATTATTCAGCAGGACATATTTCTACAGAAGAGGCTACAGAGCTTATAAACAGCATTAATCATAAGGTATCAACTGATAAGATTGAGATCTTTCCAGGGGTAAGCTATCGGCACATTCTTATCTGGAGGGGAGGTTCAGGGGGTCTCCACACCTATCCCCCCCATGATCTCATAGGAAAAAATGTCTGGTTTGCCTTTCAGAGCTATGATGAGGAGCCCTATCTTAAAGAATTTATTCTTAAATCCATTGAGATTCTTGAAAAACACCCCATTAACCAGAAAAGAAAACTTGAATCAAAAAGACCAGCTAATGCCATCTGGCCTTGGGGTCAAGGAAGGACTCCGGATTTAGAACCCTTTGAAGAAAAATGGGGACTTAAAGGCGGGGTTATTTCAGCAGTTGATTTAATTAAGGGGTTGGGAGTCCTTGCGGGACTAAGGGTCATTGAAGTTCCTGGTGCCACAGGTTATCTGGACACCAATTATGAAGGTAAAGTGGATTACGCAATAGAGGCCTTAAAAGAGCTTGACTTTATTTTGATACATGTTGAGGCCCCTGATGAAGTAAGCCATCAAGGAAGTCTTGATTTAAAAATTAAGGCTATTGATGAGTTTGACCGAAGGGTTGTTAGATACCTTCTTGAGCGTATTCCTGAAGTTACCAATAATTTCAGGATTCTTGTCTGCTGTGATCACCTGACCCCTATCCCTATCCGAACCCATTCTATAAAGCCTGTGCCCTGGACAATCTTTGATTCTGTAAGGGATAAAGAGAAAAAGAGAGAGGGAAACTTTTGTGAAAGGCTTGCCTATGAGAGCCCTCAATTTTTAAAAAGTGGACCAGAACTTCTGGAATATTTTCTTGAAAGAAAACCCAATTTAAAGGAAACAGAGAACACCTAA
- the tatC gene encoding twin-arginine translocase subunit TatC: protein MTKLNLPNLFDLEILNKIRREIIFYALFLLLAWISIFFLFPRIFPYLLYPYFHLLKEKSLVFISLEEALFVVLRASFYIAFALTLPLLIIRLFRALSSEIYAYEKRLLKRLIFISIGLAIAGIFTGYFIFTPFFLKIFLYFGKNFENNLRIAGFLFFLLKVVLFSMVIFQIPLLFALLIKEDIITEELYRRRRLYFWGGFYGLSLLFSPADFFSQLLLTLFFYLFFKLSFIIARILK from the coding sequence ATGACCAAACTAAATCTTCCTAATCTTTTTGATCTTGAGATTTTAAACAAAATAAGAAGGGAAATCATCTTTTATGCCCTTTTCTTACTCCTTGCCTGGATATCTATCTTTTTTTTATTTCCCAGGATCTTTCCCTATCTGCTTTACCCCTATTTTCACCTTTTAAAGGAAAAAAGTCTTGTCTTTATAAGCTTGGAAGAGGCCCTTTTTGTGGTTTTAAGAGCCTCCTTTTATATAGCCTTTGCTCTTACCCTTCCCTTACTGATTATCCGTCTTTTTAGGGCCCTTTCTTCTGAAATATATGCTTATGAAAAAAGGCTCCTTAAGCGTCTCATATTTATTTCTATAGGCCTTGCCATAGCCGGAATATTTACAGGTTATTTTATATTTACCCCTTTTTTTCTGAAGATTTTTCTTTATTTTGGTAAAAACTTTGAAAATAATCTTCGTATAGCAGGTTTTCTTTTTTTTCTCCTGAAAGTGGTTCTCTTTTCTATGGTTATCTTTCAGATTCCCCTTCTTTTTGCCCTTCTTATTAAGGAAGACATTATAACAGAGGAGCTATATCGTAGAAGGAGGCTCTACTTTTGGGGTGGCTTTTATGGGCTTAGTCTCCTTTTTTCTCCTGCTGATTTTTTTAGTCAGCTCTTGTTAACGCTCTTTTTTTACTTATTTTTTAAATTATCATTTATAATAGCCCGCATCTTAAAGTAA
- the tatB gene encoding Sec-independent protein translocase protein TatB: MFNIGFSEALIIFLVALIVLGPEKLPEVGRFLAKLSLEVKKAIDELKRELELEDVEKDLKEAKKEIEELKEEVTDPMKLLDKLDPKINDQTKSS; this comes from the coding sequence ATGTTTAACATAGGCTTTAGTGAGGCCTTAATTATCTTTCTTGTTGCCCTTATTGTGCTTGGACCGGAAAAACTACCCGAGGTAGGTAGATTTCTCGCCAAACTTTCCCTGGAAGTCAAAAAAGCTATTGACGAGCTAAAAAGAGAGCTTGAGCTGGAAGATGTGGAAAAGGATTTAAAAGAGGCTAAAAAGGAAATTGAAGAATTGAAAGAGGAAGTTACTGACCCCATGAAACTTCTGGATAAACTTGATCCCAAGATAAATGACCAAACTAAATCTTCCTAA
- the alr gene encoding alanine racemase, with translation MGIFWTRLLEINLYNLKENLRSLRKLLPEEVEILPVIKNDAYGHGLLEVARALTEEKVYGFGISEPYEAHLLRRAGFIHPLILLSGFEKDWLPDIKVLRITPVVTSIFTLEWLIDFTLKKAVTFEFHLKVDTGMHRFGVPMHELLEIIERLRENPQLQLTGLMTHLACSERPEDPIFHAQIKEFKKALSLLTSEGFNPKFVHLYNSAGIIFSEDFKGNLVRPGIALYGGYPCNKARARIRLKPVMTLKSKVVEIKHLKKGEIAGYGPTFTAKRETLLGIIPVGYGDGYPRILSNKGFAVIRGQRVPIVGTISMKALYLDLTEIPSPQLGEEVILLGGEREEVPADELAQLADTISYELFCNLGKIIPRRYKE, from the coding sequence ATGGGGATTTTCTGGACAAGGCTCCTTGAGATAAATCTTTATAATCTTAAAGAGAATTTAAGGTCTCTTCGTAAGCTTTTACCTGAAGAGGTAGAGATATTGCCGGTCATAAAAAATGATGCCTATGGACACGGACTGCTTGAGGTGGCCAGAGCTTTAACTGAGGAGAAGGTCTACGGTTTCGGTATCTCTGAACCTTATGAGGCTCATCTTTTAAGAAGGGCAGGGTTTATACATCCCCTGATTCTCCTTTCTGGCTTTGAAAAGGACTGGCTCCCTGACATCAAGGTCCTTAGAATCACGCCAGTTGTTACAAGCATCTTTACTCTTGAGTGGCTCATAGATTTTACCCTCAAAAAGGCCGTAACATTTGAGTTTCATCTCAAAGTGGATACAGGGATGCACCGCTTTGGTGTGCCTATGCATGAGCTTTTAGAGATTATTGAGAGATTAAGGGAAAACCCCCAGCTTCAGCTTACAGGTCTTATGACCCATCTTGCCTGTTCTGAAAGACCTGAAGATCCTATCTTTCATGCTCAAATCAAAGAATTCAAGAAGGCTTTGTCTCTTCTTACCTCAGAGGGGTTTAATCCCAAGTTTGTGCATCTCTACAACTCTGCTGGGATTATCTTTTCTGAAGATTTTAAAGGAAATTTGGTAAGACCAGGGATTGCTCTTTATGGAGGGTATCCTTGTAATAAGGCCAGGGCCCGTATTAGACTTAAACCAGTTATGACCCTTAAATCAAAGGTTGTGGAGATAAAACATCTTAAAAAAGGCGAGATTGCAGGCTATGGCCCTACCTTTACCGCTAAAAGGGAGACCCTTTTAGGAATTATACCCGTGGGTTATGGAGATGGATATCCAAGAATTCTAAGTAATAAAGGCTTTGCTGTGATAAGAGGGCAAAGGGTCCCCATTGTCGGAACTATTTCCATGAAAGCCCTTTATCTTGATCTTACCGAGATTCCTTCTCCTCAGCTGGGGGAGGAGGTGATCCTCCTTGGTGGAGAAAGGGAAGAAGTCCCTGCTGATGAACTGGCACAACTTGCAGATACCATATCCTATGAACTTTTCTGTAATCTTGGTAAAATCATTCCCAGGAGATATAAGGAGTAA
- a CDS encoding NAD(P)/FAD-dependent oxidoreductase, with protein MKEYEIIIIGAGPAGLQAGIHSARRRHSVLILGKPEASALFSAHIENYFGFKEKIDGKELLYAGITQAQKFGAEILDEDAVKLELLEDRTFLVETERGKKFKALALILAIGVKRKKKIFKREDQYVGKGLSYCVDCDAWFYRGKRVAVIGDGSAGIHGAKTLTQFAEKVYFIPLKELEGLDEELKDFPVEIIQEKPFEILGEEEVKGLVFEGNKSIEVDGIFIEIGAKGALELIAPLGVELDPETFSYVRVDRKMQTSVEGIFACGDLTGPPLQLAKAVGEGCIAGLSASDFLKSKKET; from the coding sequence ATGAAAGAATATGAAATTATTATTATAGGTGCAGGTCCAGCAGGACTTCAGGCAGGTATTCATAGCGCCAGAAGAAGACATAGTGTCCTTATTCTTGGAAAACCAGAGGCCAGTGCCCTTTTTTCAGCTCATATTGAAAATTATTTTGGTTTTAAGGAAAAGATAGATGGAAAAGAGCTTCTTTATGCAGGTATCACTCAGGCTCAAAAATTTGGTGCGGAAATTCTTGATGAGGATGCGGTGAAACTTGAGCTTCTTGAAGATAGGACTTTTCTTGTTGAGACAGAAAGGGGTAAAAAATTTAAGGCTTTAGCTCTTATTCTGGCCATTGGTGTAAAGAGGAAGAAAAAAATTTTTAAAAGAGAAGATCAATATGTTGGTAAAGGACTTTCCTATTGCGTGGATTGTGATGCCTGGTTTTATAGAGGAAAAAGGGTAGCTGTGATTGGAGATGGTTCTGCTGGTATTCATGGAGCTAAAACTCTCACGCAGTTTGCTGAGAAAGTCTATTTTATCCCCCTAAAAGAGCTTGAGGGTCTTGATGAAGAACTTAAAGATTTCCCTGTAGAGATTATTCAAGAAAAACCCTTTGAAATCCTTGGGGAAGAGGAGGTTAAAGGGCTTGTCTTTGAAGGGAATAAAAGCATTGAGGTTGATGGGATTTTCATTGAAATTGGGGCTAAAGGTGCTCTTGAGCTTATAGCTCCCCTGGGAGTAGAACTTGACCCTGAGACCTTTAGCTATGTTAGGGTTGATAGAAAGATGCAGACAAGTGTGGAGGGTATTTTTGCCTGTGGCGATTTAACTGGCCCCCCTCTTCAACTTGCCAAAGCAGTTGGAGAAGGCTGTATTGCAGGGCTTTCCGCTTCTGATTTTCTAAAATCAAAAAAAGAAACTTAG
- a CDS encoding DNA gyrase inhibitor YacG has protein sequence MAGPLKKVRCPHCKRKTTWEGNPYRPFCSKECKLADLYSWLSEEYRLKLRPEEIEEISSGKEA, from the coding sequence ATGGCTGGTCCCCTGAAAAAAGTGCGGTGTCCCCATTGCAAAAGGAAAACTACCTGGGAAGGCAATCCTTATCGCCCCTTTTGTTCTAAGGAATGCAAATTAGCTGATCTTTACAGCTGGCTAAGTGAGGAGTATAGATTAAAATTAAGGCCTGAGGAAATAGAAGAGATAAGCTCAGGAAAGGAGGCTTAA
- a CDS encoding universal stress protein: protein MEKIIPHFLLCYDECPACRNILTYLKHLFEGREIELSLLHVITIPTSLLLPQRDYLREIKREEEIEKFCRENQERVRKRFEEIIQDLLKSLQVKAHFYIEFAESDRALALLQFLKDKNFDAVIAGKRGLGRLASIWAGSLTQKLILYTHQPLWIVRGKDFDRKILVALDLGERGLKVAEYTGRVLSFLKDYTATFLHVTLTGRTWEGSFEDNLPLDLDPEIIDFFHRIKESLRHFHLDFSRLKLKVTTSFLGPTYAILKEARRGQFTTLVVGKRGRGGFPELLLGSTATKLVSTLEDRALWLVP, encoded by the coding sequence ATGGAAAAAATAATTCCCCATTTTCTGCTTTGTTATGATGAGTGCCCTGCCTGTAGAAATATATTAACTTACCTGAAGCATCTCTTTGAGGGAAGAGAGATTGAGCTTAGTCTTTTGCATGTAATTACCATTCCCACAAGCCTGCTTCTCCCCCAAAGGGATTATCTAAGGGAAATTAAAAGAGAGGAAGAGATAGAGAAATTTTGTAGAGAAAATCAAGAAAGAGTTCGCAAGCGTTTTGAGGAGATTATTCAAGATCTTTTAAAAAGTTTACAGGTAAAGGCCCATTTTTATATAGAGTTTGCAGAGAGTGATAGAGCCTTAGCCCTTTTACAATTTTTAAAGGATAAAAACTTTGATGCAGTTATAGCAGGAAAAAGAGGGCTTGGAAGACTTGCATCTATCTGGGCAGGCTCTCTTACCCAGAAGCTTATTCTTTACACCCATCAACCCCTCTGGATTGTTAGAGGAAAAGACTTTGACAGAAAAATACTCGTAGCCCTTGATCTGGGCGAAAGGGGGCTTAAGGTAGCTGAATATACCGGTAGGGTCTTAAGTTTTCTTAAAGATTATACAGCAACCTTCCTGCATGTTACATTAACTGGAAGGACCTGGGAAGGCTCCTTTGAGGATAACTTACCCTTAGATCTTGATCCTGAGATTATTGACTTTTTTCACAGGATAAAAGAGTCTTTGAGGCATTTTCATCTTGATTTCTCAAGGCTAAAGCTAAAGGTTACCACATCCTTTCTTGGTCCAACCTATGCCATTCTTAAAGAGGCCAGAAGAGGGCAGTTTACAACCCTTGTGGTTGGCAAAAGAGGAAGAGGGGGCTTTCCTGAGCTTCTCCTTGGTTCAACAGCAACCAAACTTGTTAGTACCCTTGAAGATAGGGCATTATGGCTGGTCCCCTGA
- the argH gene encoding argininosuccinate lyase codes for MLDKAWGGRFREETDKFFEEFTESVSFDKILAFAEIKASLVYGKALLKAGILTREEYFLIEKGLLEIEKEIKEGCFVFKVEQEDVHMNLEKALFERIGDIAYKLHTGRSRNEQVVTDLRLYLMDEGEKLKILLLNFIETLITKAEAYMDVVMPGFTHLQHAQPVLFSHWISAYAEGSRLHFERLLDWEKRLKLSPLGSSAFAGCGFPLDRTFMAKELGFSAPHPHSVYAVSSRDFSAEFLFILTLIMLDLSRLSEELILWMTPEFAFIDLPDRFCSGSSIMPQKKNPDSAELIRGKGAIVLGNLFQLLTLIKNLPLSYNRDLQEDKPPLFQGIVTTQASLKMATLLIEGLKVNQKRIESFLKEGYLLATELADYLVTKGLPFREAHHLTGKIVRFAEERGKKLEELSLAEFQSFSPLITEEIYTWLTIEHSLKRREILGGTGREAVKSYLNSLREYILKWKK; via the coding sequence ATGCTGGATAAGGCCTGGGGGGGAAGATTCAGAGAAGAAACAGATAAGTTTTTTGAGGAATTTACTGAGTCTGTATCCTTTGATAAAATTCTTGCCTTTGCAGAAATTAAGGCAAGCCTTGTTTATGGCAAAGCTCTATTAAAAGCAGGGATCTTGACCAGGGAAGAATACTTTTTGATTGAAAAGGGCCTTCTTGAAATTGAAAAAGAGATCAAAGAGGGTTGCTTTGTTTTTAAGGTGGAACAGGAAGATGTCCACATGAATCTTGAAAAGGCCCTTTTTGAAAGGATCGGAGATATTGCCTATAAACTTCATACAGGAAGATCTCGCAATGAACAGGTGGTCACGGATTTGAGACTCTATCTTATGGATGAAGGAGAAAAGCTTAAGATCCTCTTGCTTAATTTTATTGAGACCTTGATCACAAAGGCTGAGGCATATATGGATGTTGTCATGCCGGGTTTTACTCATCTTCAGCATGCTCAACCCGTTCTTTTTTCTCACTGGATTTCTGCTTATGCAGAGGGAAGTCGTCTCCATTTTGAGAGGCTCCTTGATTGGGAAAAAAGGCTCAAGCTCTCACCCCTTGGGAGCTCAGCCTTTGCAGGGTGCGGTTTCCCCTTAGATAGAACCTTTATGGCAAAGGAGCTTGGATTTTCAGCACCCCATCCCCATAGCGTTTATGCAGTTAGCTCCCGCGATTTTTCTGCTGAATTTCTTTTTATCTTAACCCTTATAATGCTTGATTTGTCAAGACTGAGTGAAGAATTGATCCTCTGGATGACCCCAGAATTTGCCTTTATTGATCTTCCAGACCGCTTTTGCTCAGGTTCATCCATCATGCCACAAAAGAAAAATCCTGATTCTGCTGAACTAATCCGAGGAAAGGGAGCTATTGTCCTTGGGAATCTCTTCCAATTATTAACCCTTATAAAGAATCTCCCCTTGAGCTATAATCGGGATCTGCAAGAGGATAAACCTCCACTTTTTCAGGGTATCGTCACAACTCAAGCCTCTTTAAAAATGGCCACTCTTCTTATAGAGGGCTTAAAGGTAAATCAAAAAAGAATAGAAAGTTTTCTTAAAGAGGGCTATCTTTTAGCCACTGAGCTTGCAGATTACCTGGTTACCAAGGGGCTCCCCTTCAGAGAGGCCCATCACCTTACAGGAAAGATTGTAAGATTTGCTGAAGAAAGGGGTAAAAAACTTGAAGAATTAAGCCTTGCAGAGTTTCAGAGCTTTAGCCCCCTTATTACTGAGGAGATTTATACCTGGCTAACTATTGAACACTCCCTTAAAAGAAGAGAGATTTTGGGTGGCACAGGAAGAGAAGCAGTGAAAAGCTATTTGAACTCCCTGCGGGAATATATCCTAAAATGGAAAAAATAA
- a CDS encoding methyl-accepting chemotaxis protein, whose protein sequence is MKVKKSILKQIQRNVFLGLGIYLILIFAGIYVAFKWTYHKEVKSSLEGIKASLKESILLQGDSNFKEALLFAENQDVKRIYLSLKKEGGDLSRVEEKNKEIFQKYGRLLRDTTEPLIKVLERETGVRPKIHFHLPGPRSFVRTWKKPGEDVKLDDLSGFRFAITEAQKSKKPILGLEPGREGLVFRTIVPIISEGELLGSVESGQSLDTYLNNFIKERKDITHFAIILKKDLEKIMDFYIKDGKAKLLDQAILYAQSKDFDPKLLKDVLEHAFKEETFEHGKLYFVRIPLKSFKGEEIGYVVLGRDVSELINLFRGMSFLLIALFIVFALVYYFVLNRSLKGCSANLLSTASAMEELASGRGDLTFRLNVKTEDEIGLLAGYFNQFMETLSNIMRSFVEKVKVLFSGAEKLEDDVKTLESESIAFKERAEFISLSSTEILSSMEEVSKSLQELSSAITEISQRAQDSSGVVRETVSTVESTKDKVEFLKQASSEIGEVVNLINSIAEQTNLLALNASIEAARAGEAGKGFAVVANEVKELARQTQEATQTIAEKIRLLQDSSSEVSTGVEEVVNLIKKVEDASTAIAGAVEEQTIVVNTVADHILGVKDKVMINEEQANQIRNSVDNLVYLAERLKEVSSQVKGVANEIKEITSQFKI, encoded by the coding sequence ATGAAGGTTAAAAAATCTATTTTAAAGCAGATTCAGAGAAACGTCTTTCTGGGGCTGGGGATCTATCTTATCCTGATTTTTGCCGGGATTTATGTGGCTTTTAAATGGACCTATCATAAAGAGGTAAAAAGTTCTTTAGAAGGAATAAAAGCTTCTTTAAAAGAGAGTATTTTGCTTCAAGGTGATAGCAATTTCAAAGAAGCCCTTTTATTTGCTGAAAATCAAGATGTAAAAAGGATTTATCTATCCCTTAAAAAAGAAGGAGGAGATCTTTCCAGGGTAGAAGAGAAAAATAAGGAAATTTTCCAAAAGTATGGAAGACTTTTGAGAGACACTACTGAGCCATTAATCAAGGTTCTTGAAAGAGAAACTGGAGTAAGACCTAAGATCCATTTTCATCTTCCTGGTCCCCGCTCTTTTGTAAGAACCTGGAAGAAACCAGGCGAAGATGTTAAGCTTGATGATCTATCTGGTTTTAGATTTGCTATAACGGAAGCTCAAAAATCCAAAAAACCTATTCTTGGGCTTGAGCCAGGAAGAGAAGGCCTCGTTTTCAGAACCATAGTTCCTATTATTTCTGAGGGAGAACTTCTTGGCTCTGTGGAATCAGGGCAAAGTCTTGATACTTATCTTAATAATTTCATAAAAGAGAGAAAAGACATCACCCATTTTGCCATAATTCTTAAAAAGGATCTTGAAAAGATCATGGATTTTTATATCAAAGATGGTAAAGCCAAACTCCTTGACCAGGCCATTCTTTATGCCCAATCTAAGGATTTTGATCCTAAACTTTTAAAAGATGTTCTTGAGCATGCCTTCAAAGAAGAGACCTTTGAGCATGGGAAACTCTACTTTGTGAGAATTCCCCTCAAATCTTTTAAGGGAGAAGAAATTGGATATGTTGTTCTTGGGCGTGATGTCTCTGAGTTAATAAATCTCTTTAGAGGCATGAGTTTTCTTCTTATTGCTCTTTTTATAGTTTTTGCATTAGTTTACTATTTTGTTTTGAATAGGAGCCTTAAGGGCTGTTCAGCAAATCTACTTTCTACAGCTTCTGCTATGGAAGAGCTTGCAAGCGGAAGAGGGGATCTCACCTTCAGACTCAATGTAAAAACTGAGGACGAAATAGGGCTTCTTGCAGGATATTTTAATCAATTTATGGAGACCTTAAGTAATATAATGAGAAGCTTTGTGGAAAAAGTTAAGGTTCTTTTTTCAGGGGCAGAAAAGCTTGAAGACGATGTAAAAACCTTAGAATCAGAAAGTATTGCCTTCAAAGAAAGAGCAGAGTTTATCTCTCTTTCCTCTACAGAAATTCTTTCAAGTATGGAAGAGGTTTCCAAATCTTTACAAGAATTGTCCTCTGCAATAACGGAGATTTCTCAGAGAGCTCAGGATTCTTCCGGAGTGGTCAGGGAAACCGTTTCAACAGTTGAATCAACGAAGGATAAGGTTGAGTTTTTAAAACAGGCTTCCTCTGAGATTGGCGAGGTTGTTAATCTTATAAACAGCATTGCGGAGCAGACAAACCTTCTTGCCCTCAATGCCTCAATTGAAGCAGCTCGTGCAGGAGAAGCTGGAAAAGGCTTTGCAGTGGTAGCCAATGAAGTGAAAGAGCTTGCAAGACAAACCCAGGAAGCTACTCAAACCATTGCAGAGAAGATTAGACTTCTTCAGGATAGTAGTTCTGAAGTTTCAACCGGGGTTGAAGAGGTTGTAAATCTAATCAAAAAGGTTGAGGATGCTTCCACTGCTATTGCAGGTGCAGTTGAAGAACAGACCATTGTAGTAAATACTGTTGCTGACCACATTCTTGGGGTAAAAGACAAGGTTATGATTAATGAAGAACAGGCCAATCAAATACGCAATTCGGTAGATAATCTTGTGTATCTAGCTGAAAGATTAAAAGAGGTAAGTTCTCAAGTCAAAGGAGTGGCTAATGAAATAAAGGAAATTACCTCTCAATTTAAAATATAG